In the Flagellimonas sp. MMG031 genome, one interval contains:
- a CDS encoding GTP-binding protein produces MEVLKIATAGSVDDGKSTLIGRLLYDTKSMTDDKLEAIERTSKQKGYDYLDFSLATDGLVAEREQGITIDVAHIYFSTPSKSYIIADTPGHVEYTRNMVTGASTSQASIILIDARKGVIEQTHRHFFINNLLRIKDVIVAINKMDLVDFSEETYTKIKSDFQELMKKRDYQDQNITFIPVSALKGDNVVNRSENMPWYSGQTLLEHLEELDQKDIYNTGTPRFPVQYVIRPKTEDFHDFRGFAGKVYGGELNVGDEVVVLPSMTKSRIKDIYFYDKQYKTAPRRSSVTITLEDEVNVSRGDMLVKVGDLPTIDKQLTATVSWMDSASFTPGGKYVLQHGVNKVLAKVDAIEHKIHPDYSGIEENVSSLQMNDIAKVRLRLNKPIFYDKFKDHRTNGSFIIIDSRTNNTAGVGFIE; encoded by the coding sequence TTGGAAGTTTTAAAGATAGCAACAGCAGGTAGTGTTGATGATGGTAAGAGTACCTTGATCGGAAGATTATTGTACGACACCAAATCCATGACAGACGATAAATTGGAAGCCATCGAGCGGACCAGTAAACAAAAAGGGTACGATTATCTCGATTTTTCATTGGCGACCGACGGATTGGTGGCCGAAAGGGAGCAGGGTATCACCATAGATGTGGCCCACATTTACTTTTCCACCCCATCCAAAAGTTACATTATCGCCGATACCCCTGGCCATGTGGAATACACTAGGAACATGGTTACGGGAGCTTCGACATCACAGGCGTCCATTATTTTGATCGATGCACGAAAAGGTGTTATCGAACAGACGCATCGCCACTTTTTTATCAATAATCTGTTACGGATTAAGGATGTAATCGTGGCCATCAACAAAATGGATCTGGTCGATTTTTCGGAGGAAACTTATACTAAGATCAAGTCCGATTTTCAGGAATTGATGAAAAAGAGAGATTACCAAGACCAGAATATCACCTTTATTCCAGTGAGTGCACTAAAGGGTGACAATGTGGTGAATCGTTCCGAAAATATGCCCTGGTACAGCGGTCAAACCCTTTTGGAACATTTGGAGGAACTGGACCAGAAAGATATTTACAACACGGGAACGCCGCGTTTTCCGGTGCAGTACGTTATCCGTCCCAAAACGGAGGATTTCCACGATTTTCGTGGATTTGCAGGAAAAGTGTATGGCGGAGAGCTCAATGTGGGCGACGAAGTTGTGGTGTTGCCATCGATGACCAAATCCAGGATAAAGGACATTTATTTTTATGATAAACAGTACAAAACGGCTCCAAGAAGGTCTTCGGTGACCATTACATTGGAAGATGAGGTCAACGTAAGCCGTGGGGATATGCTGGTCAAGGTAGGTGACTTGCCCACAATTGATAAACAACTGACGGCGACGGTATCGTGGATGGATAGTGCCAGTTTCACTCCCGGAGGTAAGTATGTGCTTCAACATGGTGTAAACAAGGTGTTGGCCAAAGTGGATGCCATTGAGCACAAAATCCATCCAGACTACTCTGGTATCGAGGAAAATGTGTCTTCACTGCAGATGAACGATATTGCCAAGGTGCGGTTAAGGCTCAACAAGCCTATTTTTTATGATAAGTTCAAGGATCACCGAACCAATGGCTCCTTTATCATTATTGATAGCCGCACGAACAATACAGCAGGTGTTGGATTTATAGAATAA
- the thrA gene encoding bifunctional aspartate kinase/homoserine dehydrogenase I: protein MDLRHLAISDFKTATGSVQDIELSYQVFGKPLHTAPIVLVNHALTGNSNVAGKDGWWSDLIGEGKCIDTDTYTILSFNIPGNGFDGFVIDNYKDFVAADIARIFLWGLKELEIAKLFAIIGGSLGGGIAWEMAALNPNITEHLIPVASDWKSTDWLIANCQIQEQFLVNSKQPVHDARMHAMLCYRTPESFKERFKRSTNEELKVFNVESWLMHHGKKLQERFQLSAYKLMNQLLKSIDITRNGEEAFKALQESDTKIHIIGVNSDLFFTAEENKETFKRLAQANTNVTYGEVQSVHGHDAFLMEFEQLEKLLETVFQQNTERIKILKFGGKSLANGEGIDRVLNIIHKRFDEKEHFAVVVSARGKATDQLESLLEKASKGADFDTDLKKFVDYQKNNFDGVDLSEELATIEKILRGVALTGDYSLKTKDEVLSFGELLSAKYVTAALNARGLKAKLFDSRKLITTDDNYSNAEVDQGTSKENVLRYFHELEKDTIPIVTGFIGSNRDGSTTTLGRNGSNYSAALLANFLDAGELINYTHVDGIFTANPDLVEDARLIDVISYGEANELANFGANILHAKTIIPLIEKNIPLRICNTFNDDNQGTLIGPKTDNGGIKSLSVLDHMALINLEGRGLLGKVGVDMRIFRALGQNGISVGIVSQGSSERGIGLVVDASEADKAKKVLDQEFETDYSSQDINQISVVKDVSVISIVGMDLSSFHKPFNALAKNQIIPLLFNNTVTGKNVSMVVKKSDLNKAINVIHGQIFGIAKKINLALFGHGNVGGTLISQILDSKNNIEERKGIDLKVFAVANSRKVLLDASGVGSDWKERLEKEGQPYQLEDITAFAKKYHLENLIAVDNTASKTFVEQYEPLIAHGFDLVSSNKIANTLSFEKYRSIRKCLDKNQKQYLYETNVGAGLPLIDTIKLLHLSGENITRIKGVFSGSLSYIFNTFSGKDVAFSEIVREAMQKGFTEPDPREDLSGNDVGRKLLILARELDLQNEFSDISVQNLIPEELQTLEFEQFMERIDEMDHNYKGIKDSQESGHVLRYVGDLHGDLQQDKGILEVKLVSVPKESALGQVKGSDSIIEIYTESYGEQPLVIQGAGAGAAVTARGVFGDILRIAEKV, encoded by the coding sequence ATGGATTTAAGGCATTTGGCCATATCGGATTTTAAAACAGCAACCGGGTCTGTTCAGGACATAGAATTGTCCTATCAGGTCTTTGGGAAACCCTTGCACACGGCACCGATTGTTTTGGTAAATCACGCACTTACCGGCAATTCCAATGTGGCAGGAAAAGATGGATGGTGGTCCGATTTGATCGGGGAAGGAAAATGTATCGATACGGACACATACACCATTTTGTCCTTTAACATTCCGGGCAATGGTTTCGATGGTTTTGTGATCGATAACTACAAGGATTTTGTCGCCGCCGATATAGCAAGGATATTTTTATGGGGATTGAAGGAACTCGAGATTGCAAAGTTGTTCGCTATTATAGGTGGCTCATTGGGAGGTGGAATCGCTTGGGAAATGGCAGCTCTCAACCCAAACATTACGGAACATTTGATTCCGGTGGCATCCGATTGGAAATCCACGGACTGGCTCATTGCCAATTGTCAGATTCAGGAACAATTCTTGGTCAATTCCAAACAGCCTGTGCACGATGCACGCATGCATGCGATGTTGTGTTACCGTACTCCGGAATCCTTTAAAGAACGATTTAAAAGAAGCACCAACGAAGAACTCAAGGTGTTCAATGTGGAATCCTGGTTGATGCACCACGGTAAAAAATTACAGGAGCGTTTCCAATTGTCCGCCTATAAGTTGATGAACCAACTATTAAAGTCCATCGACATTACCCGGAACGGTGAAGAAGCCTTTAAGGCGTTGCAGGAGAGCGATACCAAAATCCATATCATTGGGGTCAATTCCGATCTATTCTTTACTGCCGAGGAGAACAAGGAAACCTTTAAGCGATTGGCACAGGCGAATACAAATGTGACCTATGGGGAGGTACAATCCGTGCATGGACATGATGCTTTTTTGATGGAGTTTGAACAACTGGAAAAGTTGTTGGAGACCGTTTTTCAGCAAAATACGGAGCGAATCAAAATTTTGAAGTTTGGCGGAAAGTCGTTGGCCAATGGGGAGGGAATTGACCGAGTGTTGAACATCATCCATAAAAGATTTGACGAGAAAGAACACTTTGCCGTGGTGGTATCCGCCCGTGGAAAAGCTACGGACCAGCTGGAGAGCTTGTTGGAAAAGGCGTCCAAAGGCGCAGACTTTGATACAGACCTAAAAAAGTTTGTCGACTATCAAAAGAACAATTTCGATGGCGTAGACCTTTCAGAAGAACTGGCTACAATTGAAAAGATACTGAGAGGCGTCGCCTTAACGGGTGATTACAGTTTAAAGACCAAGGATGAGGTGCTATCTTTTGGCGAATTGTTGTCCGCCAAATATGTAACCGCTGCGCTCAATGCCAGGGGATTAAAGGCAAAGCTTTTTGATTCGAGGAAGTTGATCACTACGGACGATAACTATAGCAATGCAGAGGTGGACCAAGGCACATCCAAGGAAAATGTGCTCCGCTATTTCCATGAACTGGAAAAAGATACCATTCCCATTGTTACTGGGTTTATCGGTTCCAACCGGGATGGCTCTACAACAACCTTGGGCAGAAATGGAAGCAATTATTCTGCTGCCCTTTTGGCCAACTTTTTGGATGCGGGCGAGTTGATCAATTATACCCATGTGGACGGTATTTTTACCGCCAATCCGGATTTGGTGGAAGATGCCCGCTTGATCGATGTGATATCCTACGGAGAAGCCAACGAATTGGCCAACTTTGGGGCAAATATTTTGCATGCGAAGACCATTATTCCCCTTATTGAAAAAAACATACCCTTACGCATTTGCAATACCTTTAATGATGATAACCAAGGGACATTAATCGGTCCAAAGACCGATAACGGCGGAATCAAATCCCTTTCCGTACTGGACCATATGGCACTCATCAATTTGGAGGGCAGGGGATTGCTCGGTAAAGTGGGGGTGGACATGCGAATTTTCAGGGCCTTGGGCCAAAATGGAATTAGTGTGGGCATTGTGTCACAGGGTTCCTCCGAAAGGGGGATTGGCTTGGTGGTCGATGCCTCCGAGGCGGATAAGGCCAAAAAAGTGCTCGACCAAGAGTTCGAAACCGATTATTCCTCCCAGGATATCAATCAGATTTCCGTAGTTAAGGATGTTTCGGTCATTTCCATCGTGGGAATGGACCTGAGCAGCTTCCACAAACCCTTTAATGCCTTGGCCAAAAACCAGATTATTCCGTTGTTGTTTAATAATACGGTTACGGGCAAGAACGTGAGCATGGTGGTCAAAAAATCTGATTTGAACAAAGCCATCAATGTCATTCATGGACAGATTTTCGGTATTGCCAAAAAAATCAATCTGGCCCTCTTTGGGCATGGTAATGTGGGAGGTACGTTGATTAGCCAAATATTGGATTCAAAAAACAACATTGAGGAGCGAAAAGGTATCGACCTAAAGGTGTTTGCCGTAGCCAATTCCAGAAAGGTACTTCTAGATGCTTCGGGCGTGGGATCGGATTGGAAAGAACGTTTGGAAAAGGAAGGTCAGCCCTATCAACTGGAAGACATTACTGCCTTTGCCAAAAAGTACCATTTGGAGAACTTGATCGCCGTGGACAATACGGCGAGCAAAACTTTTGTGGAGCAATATGAGCCGTTGATAGCCCATGGTTTTGATTTGGTCTCTTCGAACAAGATTGCCAATACCCTGAGCTTTGAGAAATACAGGTCCATACGAAAATGCTTGGACAAAAATCAAAAACAATACCTCTACGAAACCAATGTTGGTGCAGGTCTTCCCTTGATAGATACCATCAAACTATTGCACCTTTCCGGGGAGAACATTACAAGAATCAAAGGCGTGTTTTCGGGGTCACTGTCCTACATTTTCAATACCTTTTCTGGTAAGGACGTGGCATTTTCCGAAATTGTTAGGGAAGCGATGCAAAAAGGCTTTACGGAACCCGACCCAAGGGAAGATTTGTCAGGTAATGATGTGGGACGAAAATTGTTGATTTTGGCCCGTGAGTTGGATCTTCAAAATGAGTTTTCCGACATCAGTGTGCAAAACCTGATTCCCGAAGAACTTCAGACCTTGGAGTTTGAACAGTTTATGGAGCGCATTGATGAAATGGACCATAACTACAAGGGAATCAAGGATAGCCAAGAATCGGGTCACGTGTTGCGTTATGTGGGCGATTTGCATGGCGATTTGCAGCAGGATAAGGGGATTTTAGAGGTGAAATTGGTTTCCGTACCTAAAGAAAGTGCTTTGGGACAGGTAAAAGGTTCGGATTCCATTATCGAAATTTATACAGAATCTTACGGAGAACAGCCCTTGGTGATTCAAGGCGCTGGCGCCGGCGCCGCGGTGACAGCGAGAGGCGTCTTCGGGGATATTTTACGGATAGCGGAGAAAGTGTAG
- the metK gene encoding methionine adenosyltransferase, with protein MSYLFTSESVSEGHPDKIADQISDALLDNFLAFDPESKVACETMVTTGQVVLAGEVKSHTYVDLQSIAREVINTIGYSKGEYKFSGDSCGVISLIHEQSQDINQGVDRGSKEEQGAGDQGMMFGYATTETSNYMPLALDISHKILEVLADLRREGTRISYLRPDAKAQVTIEYSDDNVPQRIDTIVVSTQHDEFDTDEAMLEKIKSDIVNILIPEVKQLMPESIQKLFNDNIKYHINPTGKFVIGGPHGDAGLTGRKIIVDTYGGKGAHGGGAFSGKDPSKVDRSAAYAARHMAKNLVAAGVAGEILVQVSYAIGVVEPTSIYVDTYNSSNVDMSDGEIAKKASELFDMRPFAIEERLKLRNPIYLETAAYGHMGKEPRTVNKVFESPYNGRIEKEVELFTWEKLDMVDRVKEVFGL; from the coding sequence ATGTCATATTTATTTACATCAGAATCTGTTAGTGAAGGACATCCGGATAAAATCGCAGATCAAATCAGTGATGCATTATTGGATAATTTTTTGGCCTTTGACCCTGAAAGTAAAGTGGCCTGCGAAACCATGGTGACCACCGGACAAGTTGTTTTGGCCGGGGAAGTGAAAAGCCATACCTATGTGGATTTGCAGAGCATTGCCAGAGAGGTGATCAATACAATAGGATATAGCAAAGGTGAATATAAGTTCAGCGGGGATTCCTGTGGTGTAATTTCCCTGATTCACGAACAATCGCAGGATATTAACCAAGGCGTAGATCGAGGCAGCAAAGAAGAGCAAGGGGCAGGTGACCAAGGGATGATGTTCGGCTACGCTACCACTGAAACGTCCAATTATATGCCTTTGGCATTGGACATCTCGCACAAAATTTTGGAGGTTTTGGCCGATTTGAGACGTGAAGGCACCCGAATTTCATATTTGAGACCTGATGCCAAGGCCCAGGTAACCATTGAATATTCTGATGATAATGTTCCTCAACGCATCGATACGATAGTGGTTTCCACTCAGCATGACGAGTTTGATACCGACGAGGCCATGTTGGAGAAAATTAAGAGCGACATCGTCAATATCTTGATTCCAGAGGTGAAACAACTGATGCCGGAAAGTATCCAGAAATTGTTCAACGACAATATCAAATACCACATTAATCCAACCGGAAAGTTTGTGATTGGCGGACCGCACGGAGACGCCGGTCTTACCGGAAGAAAAATCATTGTAGATACATACGGGGGCAAGGGAGCCCATGGAGGTGGAGCCTTTAGCGGAAAAGACCCGAGCAAAGTGGATAGAAGTGCGGCCTATGCTGCACGCCATATGGCCAAAAACTTGGTGGCCGCAGGGGTCGCAGGGGAAATTTTGGTACAGGTGAGCTATGCCATAGGAGTGGTAGAACCAACGTCCATTTACGTGGATACGTACAACTCCTCCAACGTGGATATGAGCGATGGTGAAATTGCCAAAAAAGCTTCCGAGCTCTTTGATATGCGTCCGTTTGCCATTGAGGAACGTTTAAAACTCCGAAATCCAATATACTTAGAAACAGCGGCTTACGGACACATGGGCAAAGAGCCCAGAACAGTAAACAAGGTTTTTGAATCCCCTTACAATGGGCGTATTGAAAAAGAAGTGGAACTCTTCACTTGGGAAAAATTGGATATGGTGGATAGGGTAAAGGAGGTCTTTGGCTTATAA
- a CDS encoding GIY-YIG nuclease family protein translates to MKGYLYILECTDGSYYTGSTIDLQKRINEHHNGQGANHTKKRLPIKLVYVEEYLNIATAFEREKQIQGWSRAKKEALITGDFDALPNLSECKNETNFKYYKEKK, encoded by the coding sequence ATGAAAGGATACCTCTACATATTGGAATGCACAGATGGAAGTTACTACACCGGCAGCACTATTGATTTGCAGAAACGAATAAATGAACATCATAATGGCCAAGGTGCAAATCATACGAAGAAAAGATTGCCGATTAAGTTGGTATATGTAGAAGAGTATTTAAATATTGCGACGGCTTTTGAACGTGAAAAACAAATTCAGGGATGGTCGAGAGCAAAGAAGGAAGCATTGATAACTGGAGATTTTGATGCGCTACCAAATTTGTCCGAGTGCAAAAACGAGACGAATTTTAAATATTATAAGGAGAAAAAATAA
- a CDS encoding aminotransferase class I/II-fold pyridoxal phosphate-dependent enzyme, giving the protein MKDKKFETKAIRTQMERSQNLEHSSPIYMTSSFVFEDAEDMRASFAEEKERNIYSRYSNPNSSELIDRVCQMEGAESGFAYASGMAAVFSTLAALLDAGDHVVSSKSIFGSTHTLFTQFFPKWNIESSYFDANDLSEIEGLIRPNTKILYAETPTNPGVDVLDLEELSRIAKKHGLIFIVDNCFATPYLQQPIKFGADLVIHSGTKLMDGQGRVLAGITVGSGALMDKVYRFSRITGPALSPFNAWVLSRSLETLAIRVDRHCENALKLATYLEGHDKIEWVKYPFLKSHPKYEIAKKQMKAGGCVVAFEVKGGLEAGRNFFDSIQLLSLSANLGDARSIVTHPASTTHSKLTTEERNAVGISDGMVRVSVGLEHIDDIIADIAQALG; this is encoded by the coding sequence ATGAAAGACAAAAAATTCGAAACAAAAGCCATACGCACACAAATGGAGCGCAGTCAAAATTTGGAGCATTCCAGCCCTATTTACATGACTTCCAGCTTTGTTTTTGAGGATGCCGAAGATATGCGTGCGTCTTTTGCAGAAGAAAAGGAACGAAATATTTACTCCAGATATTCCAACCCCAACTCCTCCGAGTTGATCGATAGGGTTTGCCAAATGGAGGGAGCGGAAAGCGGTTTTGCCTACGCCTCGGGTATGGCAGCGGTTTTTTCGACCTTGGCCGCACTGTTGGATGCAGGGGATCATGTGGTTTCGTCCAAAAGTATTTTTGGTTCTACCCATACCCTGTTCACCCAGTTTTTTCCGAAATGGAATATCGAAAGCAGTTATTTTGATGCCAATGACCTTTCGGAAATCGAAGGATTGATTCGGCCCAATACCAAAATTCTTTACGCAGAAACTCCCACAAACCCTGGGGTGGACGTCCTGGATTTGGAGGAACTGTCTCGAATAGCCAAGAAACACGGCCTCATTTTTATTGTTGATAACTGTTTTGCGACACCCTATTTACAACAACCCATAAAATTTGGTGCGGATTTGGTCATCCACTCCGGTACCAAACTAATGGACGGTCAAGGAAGGGTCTTGGCTGGTATCACCGTAGGTAGCGGAGCATTGATGGATAAGGTTTATCGCTTTTCCCGAATAACCGGTCCGGCATTGTCGCCCTTCAACGCCTGGGTGCTATCCAGAAGTTTGGAAACCTTGGCGATCCGTGTGGATAGGCATTGCGAAAACGCCCTGAAATTGGCTACCTACCTGGAAGGCCATGATAAAATTGAATGGGTAAAATACCCATTTTTGAAGTCACACCCCAAATACGAAATAGCCAAAAAGCAGATGAAAGCAGGAGGCTGTGTAGTTGCCTTTGAAGTGAAGGGAGGCCTGGAAGCTGGTCGGAATTTTTTCGATAGCATCCAACTGTTGTCCCTCTCCGCCAACTTGGGCGATGCTCGAAGCATTGTTACGCACCCTGCATCCACCACTCACAGTAAACTGACCACCGAAGAGCGCAATGCCGTTGGTATTTCTGATGGAATGGTTCGGGTGTCGGTAGGTCTGGAACACATTGACGACATTATAGCGGACATCGCCCAAGCATTGGGCTAA
- a CDS encoding CocE/NonD family hydrolase: MRSSFRVLFLGMFVLFVAVGCKKTVKTQTETVDTYVADNYTKKEIDIEMRDGVKLHTTIYSPKDTSKKYPIIMQRTPYSSRPYGEGNFRTKIGPNEHLMKEGNIIVYQDVRGRWLSEGHYVNMRAYIPNKTSNDQVDESSDTYDTIEWLVNNVENNNGNVGVWGISYPGYYATYATVDAHPALKAASPQACIGDFFFDDFHHNGAYLLSYFRATSLFGTPRPNGDAPIDTAWYTLPSLPTEDQYQFFLDAGPLKNLDYFFEYETADTPTMRPEGVTDDFFWNELKEHPNYDEMWQSRGLIQHLKNVKSSVATMIVGGWFDAEDLYGPLETYKNIEQYNKDNYNTMVFGPWDHGAWARDKVRNAVGNYYFGDSISLFYQKEIETKFFNHFLKGEGDKDSGLPEAYVFDSGKKEWKKYDTWPPKNATKQTMYLSDNQELTTEQKEIKGIQFISDVKKPVPYSEDVKTVFTPRKYMTDDQRFAARRSDVLVFETDVMEEDFTLAGDIMAKLKVATTGTAADWIVKVIDVHPPDAETNEEMQDHLKLSNYHLMVRSEVLRGRFRNSFSEPEPFTPNEKTDVNIKLQDVFHTIKKGHKLQIQVQSTWFPLIDLNPQTYVDNIFKADESDFKTQTHTVFTDSNIEFTVLK, translated from the coding sequence ATGAGAAGTTCGTTCAGAGTCCTGTTCCTTGGAATGTTTGTGTTGTTTGTCGCGGTTGGTTGTAAAAAGACCGTCAAAACACAAACCGAAACGGTAGATACCTATGTCGCCGATAATTACACCAAAAAAGAGATTGACATTGAGATGAGGGACGGTGTTAAACTTCATACGACTATTTATTCCCCTAAGGATACCTCAAAAAAGTACCCCATCATCATGCAGCGCACGCCGTACAGTTCCAGACCCTACGGTGAAGGTAACTTTAGAACCAAAATCGGACCCAATGAGCATTTGATGAAAGAGGGGAATATTATCGTTTACCAAGATGTAAGAGGACGATGGCTGAGCGAAGGCCATTATGTGAACATGAGGGCTTACATTCCCAATAAAACCTCCAACGATCAGGTGGATGAGAGCTCTGACACCTACGATACCATTGAATGGTTGGTGAACAACGTGGAGAACAATAACGGAAATGTGGGTGTTTGGGGGATTTCTTACCCCGGTTATTATGCGACATATGCTACCGTGGATGCGCATCCAGCGTTAAAGGCCGCCTCCCCCCAAGCCTGTATCGGTGATTTCTTTTTTGATGATTTTCACCATAATGGAGCCTATTTGTTAAGCTATTTTAGGGCAACCTCGCTCTTCGGGACCCCACGGCCCAATGGGGATGCTCCCATCGATACGGCATGGTATACCTTGCCCAGCTTGCCCACGGAGGACCAATATCAGTTCTTTTTGGATGCAGGTCCTTTGAAAAATCTCGATTACTTTTTTGAATACGAAACTGCAGATACCCCAACAATGCGACCAGAAGGTGTAACCGATGATTTCTTTTGGAACGAACTCAAGGAGCATCCGAATTATGATGAAATGTGGCAGAGCAGGGGACTGATCCAACATTTAAAGAATGTAAAGAGCAGTGTGGCCACCATGATCGTAGGCGGCTGGTTTGATGCCGAGGACCTATACGGCCCGCTGGAAACCTACAAAAACATAGAACAATACAACAAGGACAATTACAATACCATGGTGTTCGGACCTTGGGACCATGGCGCTTGGGCGCGGGACAAAGTGCGCAATGCCGTAGGCAATTATTATTTTGGAGATTCCATTTCATTATTTTATCAAAAGGAAATTGAGACCAAGTTTTTCAATCACTTTTTGAAAGGGGAGGGAGACAAGGATTCTGGCCTGCCCGAAGCATATGTGTTCGATTCAGGAAAGAAGGAATGGAAAAAATATGATACATGGCCACCAAAGAATGCCACCAAACAGACCATGTACCTTTCTGACAATCAAGAACTCACCACCGAACAAAAAGAAATCAAGGGAATCCAGTTTATCAGCGACGTTAAGAAGCCCGTTCCGTACTCCGAAGATGTAAAAACGGTGTTTACCCCACGTAAATACATGACGGACGATCAGCGTTTTGCGGCCCGTCGTTCTGATGTGTTGGTTTTTGAAACCGATGTCATGGAAGAAGATTTTACGCTGGCGGGAGATATCATGGCCAAATTGAAAGTGGCAACCACGGGCACTGCTGCCGACTGGATCGTAAAGGTCATTGATGTACACCCACCGGATGCCGAGACCAATGAAGAAATGCAGGACCACCTGAAATTGAGCAATTACCATTTAATGGTGAGGAGCGAGGTGCTTCGCGGCAGGTTCCGAAATAGCTTTTCCGAACCGGAGCCCTTCACGCCCAACGAGAAAACCGATGTAAACATTAAGCTTCAAGATGTGTTCCATACCATTAAAAAGGGACACAAATTGCAGATTCAGGTACAGAGCACCTGGTTCCCGCTTATTGATTTAAATCCACAAACCTACGTGGACAACATCTTTAAGGCGGACGAATCCGATTTCAAGACACAGACCCATACCGTGTTTACCGATTCCAATATTGAGTTTACGGTATTGAAATAA
- a CDS encoding DUF2061 domain-containing protein yields MITDQLILKGEKQQSTYTKDSASESPKRSIVKSISWRIVGTLDTIIISWIVTGTLSLAFSIGLVELVTKMVLYFFHERIWNSIKWGK; encoded by the coding sequence ATGATAACCGATCAATTGATTTTAAAAGGCGAAAAACAGCAGAGCACTTACACAAAAGATAGTGCTTCCGAAAGTCCCAAGCGGAGTATAGTAAAGTCGATTAGCTGGCGAATAGTTGGCACTTTGGATACCATCATTATTTCATGGATTGTAACCGGTACCCTAAGTCTTGCGTTTTCAATTGGTTTGGTGGAATTGGTCACCAAAATGGTGCTTTATTTTTTTCATGAACGAATTTGGAACTCCATCAAGTGGGGTAAATAA
- a CDS encoding phosphoadenosine phosphosulfate reductase family protein, which produces MALTQEEIQNLNRQFKGIPPEEIISWAINHGKTPVVTTNFRPYEVAILHAVTEVDANIPVIWCDTGYNTPQTYKHAEELISRLGLNVKLYVPKQTSAHRDAVMGIPQIDDPLHEEFTEQVKLEPFRRAMEEHKPDVWFTNLRKGQTAHRDSLDVLSLSKDGVLKVSPFYHWSETQLDAYLKARQLPNEHKYFDPTKVLANRECGLHT; this is translated from the coding sequence ATGGCATTGACACAAGAAGAGATTCAGAATTTGAACCGTCAATTTAAGGGCATTCCACCAGAGGAAATCATCTCATGGGCCATTAACCATGGTAAAACACCTGTGGTCACCACCAATTTTAGACCGTATGAAGTGGCCATCCTTCATGCGGTAACCGAAGTTGATGCCAATATCCCGGTAATTTGGTGCGATACGGGCTACAATACGCCCCAAACCTATAAACATGCGGAAGAGCTGATTTCCCGATTGGGACTCAATGTTAAGCTCTATGTACCCAAACAAACAAGCGCTCATCGCGACGCTGTTATGGGTATCCCACAAATCGATGACCCCTTGCACGAAGAATTTACGGAGCAGGTAAAATTGGAACCCTTCCGTAGGGCGATGGAAGAACATAAACCTGATGTATGGTTCACTAACCTGCGAAAAGGCCAGACCGCTCATCGTGATTCCTTGGATGTATTGAGTCTGAGCAAAGATGGCGTGCTGAAAGTAAGTCCTTTTTATCATTGGAGCGAAACCCAATTGGATGCTTACCTAAAAGCCCGCCAATTGCCTAACGAGCACAAATATTTTGATCCAACTAAAGTCTTGGCAAATCGTGAATGCGGTTTGCATACCTAA
- a CDS encoding Rrf2 family transcriptional regulator, translating to MLSKKTKYGLKALTYLARVEGREPVQIAEIAKCENISQKFLESILLTLRRNGLLGSKKGKGGGYYLIKDPKEIHMTTVMRVLEGPIAMVPCVSLNFYEKCDDCPDEEECSVHKLMLQVRDSALDVYRNNSLADLL from the coding sequence ATGCTCTCCAAGAAGACAAAATACGGACTTAAGGCACTTACCTATCTCGCAAGGGTCGAGGGACGGGAACCTGTTCAGATTGCCGAGATCGCCAAGTGCGAGAACATTTCCCAAAAATTCTTGGAAAGTATTTTACTTACCCTAAGACGCAATGGACTGTTGGGCTCCAAAAAAGGAAAGGGTGGTGGATATTATTTGATCAAAGACCCCAAAGAAATCCACATGACTACCGTGATGCGGGTTTTGGAAGGACCGATAGCCATGGTGCCCTGCGTAAGCCTGAATTTCTACGAAAAATGTGACGATTGTCCCGATGAGGAAGAATGTTCCGTTCACAAACTTATGCTTCAAGTACGTGATAGCGCCTTGGATGTTTACCGCAATAACTCCCTCGCCGATTTACTTTGA